A portion of the Schistocerca gregaria isolate iqSchGreg1 unplaced genomic scaffold, iqSchGreg1.2 ptg000808l, whole genome shotgun sequence genome contains these proteins:
- the LOC126322379 gene encoding uncharacterized protein LOC126322379 gives MECAATSWSRQASMLSSLWSDFSHSSLQLGELLINSDPFISNCLIFVFLSLTSFVLGEITDNYSQVDRLWSIAPVMYAFNYAVRPMWKGDLQWNKRLIVMFLLVLAWGTRLTFNFARKGGYSLSTEDYRWDYVRSFAWLRRRLARTCFNLFFVSVFQHFLLMAITFPFDVAYRSTPEPFNLVDHLASGLFICFLTAEYVADDQQWQFQSVKLNPRRKNAKHTNVFGADLSNGFLTHGLFRYSRHPNCFSEICIWWTVYLYSVAVTKTLINWSIIGALTANSLIYAATFVTERISCSKYPHYQQYIQDTSRLVPWLPRKNSKKS, from the coding sequence ATGGAATGCGCCGCGACTTCCTGGAGTCGTCAGGCGTCGATGCTGTCGAGCCTTTGGAGCGACTTCAGCCACAGCTCTTTGCAGTTGGGCGAGTTGCTCATCAATAGCGACCCGTTTATAAGCAACTGCCTAATTTTTGTTTTCTTGAGTCTGACCAGCTTTGTGTTGGGCGAAATCACCGACAACTACTCCCAGGTAGACCGTCTCTGGTCGATCGCACCTGTAATGTATGCTTTTAACTACGCTGTTCGCCCGATGTGGAAAGGCGACCTTCAGTGGAACAAACGACTAATTGTCATGTTTCTCCTGGTCTTAGCTTGGGGAACTCGCCTGACCTTCAACTTTGCGAGGAAGGGCGGCTACTCCCTCTCAACTGAAGACTATCGCTGGGACTACGTTAGAAGCTTCGCCTGGCTCCGACGCCGTCTGGCTCGCACCTGCTTCAACCTTTTCTTCGTCTCTGTCTTTCAACACTTCCTCCTGATGGCAATCACCTTTCCCTTCGACGTAGCCTACCGGTCCACTCCAGAGCCCTTCAACCTCGTAGACCACCTCGCCAGCGGCCTGTTCATTTGCTTTCTAACCGCGGAATACGTCGCGGACGATCAACAATGGCAGTTCCAGTCCGTCAAATTGAACCCTAGACGAAAAAACGCTAAGCACACGAACGTGTTCGGCGCCGACTTATCCAACGGATTCCTCACGCACGGCCTGTTCCGCTACTCTCGACATCCGAACTGCTTCTCAGAAATCTGTATCTGGTGGACCGTCTACCTGTATTCCGTCGCCGTCACAAAAACGCTCATCAACTGGAGTATCATCGGCGCACTCACGGCCAACTCCCTCATCTACGCCGCTACCTTCGTCACCGAACGCATCAGCTGCTCGAAATACCCGCACTACCAACAGTACATCCAAGACACCTCGAGACTTGTTCCGTGGCTGCCaagaaaaaattctaaaaaaagtTGA